A stretch of Desulfitobacterium dichloroeliminans LMG P-21439 DNA encodes these proteins:
- a CDS encoding aspartate kinase codes for MLTVEKIGGTSMSQFEDVLKNIIGEPDSQRFSFGRVFVVSAYSGVTNKLLEDKKTKAPGIYRHFINGEDCEEALNVLLRDLLKVNEGFINIGLDYEVAMEFLTERINQTKSYLHSMHEIISSGYVDRENIFSAARELLASLGEAHSAFNSVNILQNRGIPARLVDLTGFRDSRQLTIEERITKAFRDVDPFKEIVLVTGYTKGKEGIMRQFERGYSEITFSRIATLLQADEAIIHKEFHLSSADPKIVGVGKAIPVGRTNYDVADQLADIGMEAIHPNASKPLEMAGINLRLKNTFEPDHPGTLISKDYIGPEAKIEIVAGSDKVVVVEIHDSLMVGEAGYDKRIMEMFMEHSISYIMKATNANSISLVIWEHDLAEDLVSELKGAYQTVTILPAAIVCVIGSNIAVPNILARATGSLARNHINVNCVSQSLRQVNMQFVIDRDKYTNAIYHLNEDLCVG; via the coding sequence ATGTTAACGGTAGAAAAAATCGGGGGCACTTCGATGTCCCAATTTGAAGATGTCTTAAAAAATATTATTGGGGAACCGGATTCTCAGCGTTTTAGCTTTGGCAGAGTTTTTGTTGTCTCTGCCTATTCCGGTGTGACCAACAAGCTTTTAGAAGATAAAAAGACCAAAGCCCCGGGGATCTATCGTCATTTTATCAACGGAGAAGATTGTGAAGAAGCCTTGAATGTCTTATTACGGGATCTGCTTAAGGTTAATGAGGGATTCATAAACATTGGTTTAGATTATGAAGTCGCTATGGAGTTTCTAACCGAACGAATCAATCAGACAAAATCCTATTTGCATAGTATGCATGAGATTATTTCCTCAGGTTATGTAGATCGGGAAAATATTTTCTCGGCAGCTCGGGAGCTTTTGGCTTCACTAGGAGAGGCTCATTCGGCATTTAACTCCGTCAATATCCTCCAAAATCGCGGGATACCCGCTCGACTTGTGGACTTAACGGGTTTTCGTGATTCCCGCCAACTGACCATTGAGGAGCGGATTACGAAAGCCTTTAGAGATGTGGATCCCTTCAAGGAGATCGTCCTTGTTACCGGATATACCAAGGGCAAAGAAGGCATTATGCGTCAATTCGAGAGGGGTTATTCGGAGATCACTTTCTCACGGATCGCAACCCTTCTCCAAGCCGATGAAGCCATTATTCATAAGGAGTTCCACTTATCATCTGCTGACCCGAAGATTGTGGGAGTGGGAAAAGCTATTCCTGTAGGTCGTACCAACTATGATGTAGCTGACCAGCTAGCAGATATCGGTATGGAAGCCATTCATCCCAATGCATCGAAACCTTTAGAAATGGCCGGAATCAATTTACGTCTGAAGAACACCTTTGAGCCAGACCATCCGGGGACATTAATATCCAAGGATTATATTGGCCCCGAAGCGAAGATCGAGATTGTTGCCGGATCGGACAAGGTCGTAGTGGTGGAAATTCATGATTCCTTGATGGTCGGGGAAGCCGGTTATGATAAGCGGATCATGGAGATGTTCATGGAGCATTCCATAAGCTATATCATGAAAGCTACCAACGCCAATAGTATCTCCTTAGTGATCTGGGAACACGACTTGGCTGAGGATTTGGTTTCCGAGTTGAAGGGAGCATACCAAACGGTCACCATTCTACCCGCAGCTATCGTTTGTGTGATCGGTTCCAATATTGCTGTTCCTAATATTTTGGCTCGTGCCACCGGTTCTTTAGCTAGGAATCATATCAATGTGAACTGCGTGTCTCAATCTCTCCGTCAGGTCAATATGCAATTTGTCATTGACCGGGATAAGTATACCAACGCAATTTACCATCTGAATGAAGATTTGTGCGTAGGTTAA
- a CDS encoding DUF6954 family protein, which translates to MKKILWYLIAFLLGILPGFFIVFNSVFSDPSGNFFERLVTYLLVIVSFGVLGFLLGRTRENPLMMGTMLSLFSIILLVLYLFKEPGSLLLILSYLVLTLGASYLGAKWGAPKTKD; encoded by the coding sequence ATGAAAAAAATATTATGGTATCTGATTGCTTTTTTACTGGGAATACTGCCAGGATTCTTTATTGTTTTTAACTCAGTCTTCTCCGACCCCAGCGGTAACTTCTTCGAGCGACTCGTTACCTATCTGTTGGTGATTGTGTCCTTTGGAGTTCTAGGCTTCTTGTTGGGGCGTACTCGGGAAAACCCATTGATGATGGGGACGATGCTCAGTTTGTTTTCGATTATTCTTCTCGTTTTATATCTTTTCAAAGAGCCGGGTTCACTGCTGTTGATTCTTAGTTATTTAGTGCTCACCTTGGGAGCATCCTATTTGGGTGCCAAATGGGGGGCTCCGAAAACAAAAGATTGA